The following coding sequences lie in one Hypomesus transpacificus isolate Combined female unplaced genomic scaffold, fHypTra1 scaffold_88, whole genome shotgun sequence genomic window:
- the smfn gene encoding small fragment nuclease isoform X10, with product MSTISKVMSSSESDAGMSQRMVWVDLEMTGLDIERDQIIEMACIITDSDLNILAEGPNLIINQSSELLDRMSDWCKEHHGQSGLTQAVRDSKVSLLQAEYEFLSFIRQHTPPGHCPLAGNSVHADKKFLDKYMPQFMHHLHYRIIDVSTIKELCSCLHNIQVVEFVPKDLYGGFLKNTCLHHRRKHLTGVLEQGNI from the exons ATGTCCACAATTAGCAAGGTAATGTCGTCTTCAGAATCTGACGCCGGGATGTCTCAAAGAATGGTCTGGGTGGATTTAGAG ATGACAGGTCTTGACATTGAGAGGGACCAGATTATTGAGATGGCATGCATCATTACTGACTCAGATTTGAACATTTTGGCTGAG GGTCCTAATTTGATAATCAACCAATCAAGTGAGCTGCTGGACAGAATGTCAGATTGGTGTAAAGAGCACCATGGGCAG TCAGGGCTTACACAGGCTGTTAGGGACAGTAAGGTCTCCCTGCTGCAGGCAGAGTACGAGTTCCTCTCCTTCATCAGACAACACACCCCACCTGGCCATTGTCCCCTTGCTG GCAACTCTGTGCATGCTGACAAGAAGTTTTTGGATAAATACATGCCGCAGTTCATGCACCATCTACACTACAGAATAATTGACGTGAGCACCATCAAGGAGctctgcag CTGCCTGCACAACATTCAAGTTGTTGAATTTGTGCCCAAGGACTTGT ACGGTGGTTTCCTGAAGAATACATGCTTGCACCACAGAAGAAAGCATCTCACAG
- the smfn gene encoding small fragment nuclease isoform X11 — protein sequence MSTISKVMSSSESDAGMSQRMVWVDLEMTGLDIERDQIIEMACIITDSDLNILAEGPNLIINQSSELLDRMSDWCKEHHGQSGLTQAVRDSKVSLLQAEYEFLSFIRQHTPPGHCPLAGNSVHADKKFLDKYMPQFMHHLHYRIIDVSTIKELCRRWFPEEYMLAPQKKASHSP from the exons ATGTCCACAATTAGCAAGGTAATGTCGTCTTCAGAATCTGACGCCGGGATGTCTCAAAGAATGGTCTGGGTGGATTTAGAG ATGACAGGTCTTGACATTGAGAGGGACCAGATTATTGAGATGGCATGCATCATTACTGACTCAGATTTGAACATTTTGGCTGAG GGTCCTAATTTGATAATCAACCAATCAAGTGAGCTGCTGGACAGAATGTCAGATTGGTGTAAAGAGCACCATGGGCAG TCAGGGCTTACACAGGCTGTTAGGGACAGTAAGGTCTCCCTGCTGCAGGCAGAGTACGAGTTCCTCTCCTTCATCAGACAACACACCCCACCTGGCCATTGTCCCCTTGCTG GCAACTCTGTGCATGCTGACAAGAAGTTTTTGGATAAATACATGCCGCAGTTCATGCACCATCTACACTACAGAATAATTGACGTGAGCACCATCAAGGAGctctgcag ACGGTGGTTTCCTGAAGAATACATGCTTGCACCACAGAAGAAAGCATCTCACAG